From one Lolium rigidum isolate FL_2022 chromosome 4, APGP_CSIRO_Lrig_0.1, whole genome shotgun sequence genomic stretch:
- the LOC124647553 gene encoding vacuolar iron transporter homolog 5-like: MAVSDTKLADAENPATTKFSDDSDVDFAGRANWLRAAVLGANDGLVSTASLMLGVSAVKHDVRAMVVSGFAGLLAGACSMAIGEYVSVCSQRDVELAQLDRDGKRGGDEERALPSPVQAAVASAFAFSVGALLPLLAAGFIVGYRQRVAVVVAVATMALAAFGYVGAVLGRAPVARSCARVVMGGLAAMGVTFGLDEALP, from the coding sequence ATGGCCGTGAGCGACACCAAGCTGGCCGATGCAGAGAACCCTGCGACCACAAAGTTCAGCGATGACTCCGACGTGGACTTCGCGGGCCGCGCCAACTGGCTGCGGGCGGCGGTGCTGGGGGCCAACGACGGCCTGGTCTCCACGGCGTCGCTCATGCTGGGCGTGAGCGCGGTGAAGCACGATGTGCGGGCGATGGTGGTGTCGGGGTTCGCGGGCCTGCTGGCCGGGGCGTGCAGCATGGCCATCGGGGAGTACGTCTCTGTCTGCTCCCAGCGGGATGTGGAGCTCGCGCAGCTGGACCGCGACGGCAAGCGCGGAGGGGACGAGGAGAGGGCGCTGCCCAGCCCCGTCCAGGCTGCTGTGGCGTCCGCATTCGCGTTCTCGGTCGGCGCCTTGCTGCCGCTGCTGGCGGCCGGGTTCATCGTCGGGTATAGGCAGCGGGTGGccgtggtggtcgccgtggcGACCATGGCGCTGGCGGCGTTTGGGTACGTCGGGGCAGTACTCGGACGGGCGCCGGTAGCCAGGTCGTGCGCGAGGGTTGTGATGGGCGGGCTCGCCGCCATGGGCGTCACTTTCGGCCTCGATGAGGCTCTTCCGTGA
- the LOC124708563 gene encoding vacuolar iron transporter homolog 5-like gives MAVSDTKLADAENPATTKFSDDSDVDFAGRANWLRAAVLGANDGLVSTASLMLGVSAVKHDVRAMVVSGFAGLLAGACSMAIGEYVSVCSQRDVELAQLDRDGKRGGDEERALPSPVQAAVASAFAFSVGALLPLLAAGFIVGYRQRVAVVVAVATMALAAFGYVGAVLGRAPVARSCARVVMGGLAAMGVTFGLMRLFRELAE, from the coding sequence ATGGCCGTGAGCGACACCAAGCTGGCCGATGCAGAGAACCCTGCGACCACAAAGTTCAGCGATGACTCCGACGTGGACTTCGCGGGCCGCGCCAACTGGCTGCGGGCGGCGGTGCTGGGGGCCAACGACGGCCTGGTCTCCACGGCGTCGCTCATGCTGGGCGTGAGCGCGGTGAAGCACGATGTGCGGGCGATGGTGGTGTCGGGGTTCGCGGGCCTGCTGGCCGGGGCGTGCAGCATGGCCATCGGGGAGTACGTCTCTGTCTGCTCCCAGCGGGATGTGGAGCTCGCGCAGCTGGACCGCGACGGCAAGCGCGGAGGGGACGAGGAGAGGGCGCTGCCCAGCCCCGTCCAGGCTGCTGTGGCGTCCGCATTCGCGTTCTCGGTCGGCGCCTTGCTGCCGCTGCTGGCGGCCGGGTTCATCGTCGGGTATAGGCAGCGGGTGGccgtggtggtcgccgtggcGACCATGGCGCTGGCGGCGTTTGGGTACGTCGGGGCAGTACTCGGCCGGGCGCCGGTAGCCAGGTCGTGCGCGAGGGTTGTGATGGGCGGGCTCGCGGCCATGGGCGTCACCTTCGGCCTGATGAGGCTCTTCCGTGAGCTGGCCGAGTAG